Proteins co-encoded in one Macrobrachium nipponense isolate FS-2020 chromosome 24, ASM1510439v2, whole genome shotgun sequence genomic window:
- the LOC135205414 gene encoding uncharacterized protein LOC135205414 isoform X1 encodes MRKMAADFLDSNLLNPTAPSEISLKEARLRRVHLGERNKWRLSQNEAETQTQQRKVLSCSLRNGRQSANNKTDLAGDQPPGRILESSDETFLKGVPIQVLLHSTNLRQMQKDLMKYDMNIDTYCKDVLSEKMRLGIEHLSNPSVSLSVIEEDKEAQADVLITGEMKRNENVTTSEEPSGETPLYQDSCGRNLSYAQKNRLYGLHCFFNANSRRGAKKEDKILLVRESTSELDLRQQRDSPPASHGKRKNELRYFLVKRIQNLWHRWLKEKNKDAIPVEVSAPENKKTKKKKKKRRLGKKNVSRIGCHIQKRFCHGCRYIGHGIANMTSIIPEATYAGSPDYFKSYADYEYSCYDYEFSGYYDPNAPDWDYTKGFYVRS; translated from the exons ATGAGGAAGATGGCAGCGGACTTCCTGGACAGTAACCTTCTTAATCCGACTGCGCCTTCAGAGATATCACTAAAAGAGGCTAGACTGAGAAGGGTCCACCTCGGGGAACGAAATAAGTGGAGGCTCAGCCAGAACGAGGCAGAAACGCAAACGCAACAAAGAAAAGTCTTGTCCTGTTCTTTACGTAATGGACGTCAATCTGCCAACAACAAAACCGACCTCGCCGGAGATCAGCCACCCGGACGTATTCTAGAGAGCTCCGACGAGACATTCTTGAAAGGCGTTCCTATACAGGTATTGCTGCACAGCACAAATTTACGACAGATGCAAAAAGACCTCATGAAATACGACATGAATATAGACACGTATTGCAAAGATGTACTGAGTGAGAAAATGAGACTGGGAATAGAACACCTGAGCAACCCTTCTGTCTCGCTGTCCGTTATAGAAGAGGATAAAGAAGCGCAGGCGGACGTCCTGATCACaggggaaatgaaaagaaatgaaaacgtgACGACGTCCGAAGAACCATCAGGTGAAACACCTTTATACCAAGACAGCTGTGGCAGGAACCTCTCCTACGCTCAGAAAAACCGTTTGTACGGATTGCATTGTTTTTTCAATGCGAATTCGAGAAGAGGCGCAAAGAAGGAGGACAAAATACTTTTAGTAAGAGAGAGCACTTCAGAACTGGACCTGCGCCAACAGAGGGATTCGCCGCCAGCCAGTCACGGCAAAAGAAAGAACGAGCTGAGGTACTTTCTGGTCAAACGAATCCAGAATCTGTGGCACAGATGGTTGAAAGAGAAAAACAAGGATGCGATACCGGTGGAAGTTTCCGCACCTGAGaacaagaagacgaagaagaaaaagaagaagaggagattaGGAAAGAAG AACGTCAGCCGCATCGGCTGCCACATCCAGAAGCGCTTTTGCCACGGGTGTAGGTACATCGGACACGGCATCGCCAACATGACATCCATCATCCCTGAGGCGACCTACGCCGGGTCACCAGATTACTTCAAGTCTTACGCTGACTACGAATACAGCTGCTACGACTACGAATTCAGCGGGTACTACGACCCTAATGCGCCAGACTGGGACTACACCAAAGGATTTTACGTGAGGTCTTGA
- the LOC135205414 gene encoding uncharacterized protein LOC135205414 isoform X2: protein MRKMAADFLDSNLLNPTAPSEISLKEARLRRVHLGERNKWRLSQNEAETQTQQRKVLSCSLRNGRQSANNKTDLAGDQPPGRILESSDETFLKGVPIQVLLHSTNLRQMQKDLMKYDMNIDTYCKDVLSEKMRLGIEHLSNPSVSLSVIEEDKEAQADVLITGEMKRNENVTTSEEPSGETPLYQDSCGRNLSYAQKNRLYGLHCFFNANSRRGAKKEDKILLVRESTSELDLRQQRDSPPASHGKRKNELRYFLVKRIQNLWHRWLKEKNKDAIPVEVSAPENKKTKKKKKKRRLGKKNVYRTGRRLGKSVVGSLVSMSYASPTSYYRGYLVRERSFDAGSVRGLSNPRGSSWGCGNYPI from the exons ATGAGGAAGATGGCAGCGGACTTCCTGGACAGTAACCTTCTTAATCCGACTGCGCCTTCAGAGATATCACTAAAAGAGGCTAGACTGAGAAGGGTCCACCTCGGGGAACGAAATAAGTGGAGGCTCAGCCAGAACGAGGCAGAAACGCAAACGCAACAAAGAAAAGTCTTGTCCTGTTCTTTACGTAATGGACGTCAATCTGCCAACAACAAAACCGACCTCGCCGGAGATCAGCCACCCGGACGTATTCTAGAGAGCTCCGACGAGACATTCTTGAAAGGCGTTCCTATACAGGTATTGCTGCACAGCACAAATTTACGACAGATGCAAAAAGACCTCATGAAATACGACATGAATATAGACACGTATTGCAAAGATGTACTGAGTGAGAAAATGAGACTGGGAATAGAACACCTGAGCAACCCTTCTGTCTCGCTGTCCGTTATAGAAGAGGATAAAGAAGCGCAGGCGGACGTCCTGATCACaggggaaatgaaaagaaatgaaaacgtgACGACGTCCGAAGAACCATCAGGTGAAACACCTTTATACCAAGACAGCTGTGGCAGGAACCTCTCCTACGCTCAGAAAAACCGTTTGTACGGATTGCATTGTTTTTTCAATGCGAATTCGAGAAGAGGCGCAAAGAAGGAGGACAAAATACTTTTAGTAAGAGAGAGCACTTCAGAACTGGACCTGCGCCAACAGAGGGATTCGCCGCCAGCCAGTCACGGCAAAAGAAAGAACGAGCTGAGGTACTTTCTGGTCAAACGAATCCAGAATCTGTGGCACAGATGGTTGAAAGAGAAAAACAAGGATGCGATACCGGTGGAAGTTTCCGCACCTGAGaacaagaagacgaagaagaaaaagaagaagaggagattaGGAAAGAAG AACGTGTATCGAACGGGACGTCGTTTGGGCAAGAGCGTCGTAGGAAGCTTAGTTAGTATGTCCTATGCCTCTCCTACATCGTACTATCGGGGTTACCTCGTTCGGGAGAGGTCCTTTGACGCAGGATCGGTTCGAGGCCTTAGTAACCCCAGAGGTTCATCTTGGGGCTGTGGAAACTATCCCATCTAA